One window of Lytechinus variegatus isolate NC3 chromosome 2, Lvar_3.0, whole genome shotgun sequence genomic DNA carries:
- the LOC121409489 gene encoding histamine H2 receptor-like, whose product MENSTLDRGIYPFAFVIFMDSLGLTLSVSLNVLHFLVLARTVSLFSMNLRLCLKALALSDILGGLLCYGMEFIVYFKREIVTSNVHGCNMATAFCTIFVGFSQFILFVITIDRYIAVTRPLQYFNTLPRRRIRILLLTAFVGGVFTGIGRSVHGTVIDYCDFTTSNKLFTQPIMVIYHIVPISLVMITTFLNARLLSIARAHAKRNKTTHQSNDTTHDPEQHSFSERFKSAITISAVVGASYLVWLPYLTITIMCVALNSDLSFVGKAVMYWLLYATFWLNPIVIGVVSEKYRNAVRIAIKGRALSPSNSSTNSGICRFRHPSREHVVEAHDKK is encoded by the coding sequence ATGGAAAATTCGACCCTGGATAGAGGGATTTACCCCTTTGCTTTTGTGATCTTCATGGACAGCCTGGGTTTAACTCTTTCCGTGTCACTGAACGTGCTTCATTTTTTGGTTTTAGCACGCACTGTTTCTCTATTCTCTATGAATCTCCGTCTGTGCCTCAAAGCTTTAGCACTCTCTGACATTCTCGGCGGACTTCTATGTTATGGAATGGAATTTATCGTTTATTTCAAAAGAGAAATTGTCACATCAAACGTTCATGGATGTAATATGGCAACAGCTTTTTGTACAATCTTCGTGGGGTTTTCTCAATTTATACTGTTCGTTATTACCATTGATAGATATATAGCAGTGACACGCCCTCTACAGTACTTCAATACCCTACCAAGGAGGCGGATTAGGATCCTTCTGCTTACTGCTTTTGTCGGCGGAGTATTCACAGGGATAGGACGATCTGTTCATGGCACAGTGATTGATTACTGTGACTTCACGACCTCAAATAAACTTTTCACACAACCTATCATGGTTATATATCACATAGTACCTATATCATTGGTAATGATCACAACTTTCCTCAATGCGCGTCTTTTGTCTATCGCACGCGCACATGCGAAACGAAATAAAActactcaccaatcaaatgacaCTACGCATGACCCGGAACAACATTCATTCTCAGAAAGGTTTAAGAGCGCAATAACGATTTCTGCAGTTGTGGGAGCCAGCTATTTGGTATGGTTGCCCTACCTTACCATAACCATAATGTGCGTAGCTTTGAATTCGGACCTGTCTTTCGTCGGTAAGGCTGTTATGTACTGGTTACTTTATGCCACTTTCTGGCTCAATCCTATCGTCATTGGCGTTGTCAGTGAAAAATACAGGAACGCAGTTCGTATAGCCATCAAGGGCAGAGCGCTCAGTCCTTCAAATTCTTCAACAAACTCTGGAATCTGCAGATTCAGACATCCTTCTCGAGAACATGTTGTTGAGGCTCACGACAAAAAATAG